One window of Botrimarina mediterranea genomic DNA carries:
- the atpD gene encoding F0F1 ATP synthase subunit beta yields MSTATQNIGHITQVIGSTFDVVFPEDQLPAIYNAVRIETETKGVSIKLTGEVQQQLGGGRVRCVALGSTDGLVRGAEVLDTGGPVSVPVGIETLGRVFNVTGDTIDGRGPCNAAQRWPIHRDAPELKDLTTDTQIFETGIKVVDLLTPFVRGGKAGLFGGAGLGKTVILTELIARIATQHGGYSVFAGVGERTREGTDLWLEMQEAKIGDTGKSVIDQTCMVFGQMNEPPGSRLRVALSALTMAEYFRDETGADTLLFVDNIFRFSQAGSEVSALLGRMPSAVGYQPTLASEMGALQERIASTTKGAITSVQAVYVPADDPTDPAPATAFGQLDAFLYLERSISEKGIYPAVDPLASSSRILDPQYVGQEHYDAARRVQTTLQRYRELQDIIAILGVDELSEEDKQVVHRARRMERFLSQPFYVAEVFTGKPGEFTSIADTIRSFNEIYEGKWDHLPESAFMYVGAIEQAEAQWKKSQK; encoded by the coding sequence ATGTCTACCGCTACACAAAACATCGGTCACATCACCCAAGTCATCGGTTCGACGTTCGACGTCGTGTTCCCCGAGGACCAGCTGCCGGCGATCTACAACGCCGTCCGCATCGAGACCGAGACCAAGGGCGTCTCGATCAAACTGACCGGCGAGGTGCAGCAGCAGCTCGGCGGCGGCCGCGTGCGGTGCGTCGCGCTGGGCTCGACCGACGGCCTGGTCCGCGGCGCCGAGGTGCTCGACACGGGCGGCCCCGTGTCGGTCCCCGTGGGTATCGAAACGCTCGGCCGCGTGTTCAACGTCACCGGTGACACGATCGACGGTCGTGGCCCCTGCAACGCCGCCCAGCGCTGGCCGATCCACCGCGACGCGCCGGAACTCAAGGACCTGACGACCGACACGCAGATCTTCGAGACGGGCATCAAGGTCGTGGACTTGCTGACGCCGTTCGTCCGTGGCGGTAAGGCCGGTCTGTTCGGCGGCGCCGGCCTGGGCAAGACGGTGATCCTCACCGAGTTGATCGCCCGTATCGCCACGCAGCACGGCGGTTACTCGGTCTTCGCGGGCGTCGGCGAACGGACCCGTGAAGGGACCGACCTCTGGCTCGAAATGCAGGAAGCCAAGATCGGCGACACCGGCAAGAGCGTCATCGACCAGACCTGCATGGTGTTCGGTCAGATGAACGAGCCGCCGGGGTCGCGTCTCCGCGTCGCGCTGTCGGCGCTGACGATGGCCGAGTACTTCCGCGACGAGACGGGCGCCGACACGCTGCTGTTCGTCGATAACATCTTCCGCTTCTCGCAAGCGGGTTCGGAGGTGTCGGCTCTCTTGGGCCGGATGCCTTCGGCGGTGGGTTACCAGCCGACCCTCGCCAGCGAGATGGGCGCCCTGCAAGAGCGGATCGCCTCGACGACGAAGGGCGCCATTACTTCGGTGCAGGCCGTGTACGTCCCGGCGGACGACCCGACCGACCCGGCGCCAGCGACCGCGTTCGGCCAGCTCGACGCGTTCCTCTACCTCGAGCGCTCGATCTCCGAGAAGGGCATCTACCCGGCGGTGGACCCGCTGGCGTCGTCGTCGCGGATCCTCGACCCGCAGTACGTCGGTCAGGAGCACTACGACGCGGCCCGCCGCGTGCAGACCACGCTCCAGCGTTACCGCGAGCTGCAAGACATCATCGCGATCCTCGGTGTCGATGAGCTGTCCGAAGAGGACAAGCAGGTCGTGCACCGCGCCCGCCGCATGGAGCGGTTCCTGTCGCAGCCGTTCTACGTGGCCGAAGTCTTCACCGGCAAGCCGGGCGAGTTCACGTCGATCGCCGACACGATCCGCAGCTTCAACGAGATCTACGAAGGCAAGTGGGACCACCTGCCCGAAAGCGCGTTCATGTACGTCGGCGCGATCGAGCAGGCCGAGGCGCAGTGGAAGAAGAGTCAGAAGTAG
- the atpA gene encoding F0F1 ATP synthase subunit alpha, whose protein sequence is MKFNSDEIASVIQQEIANYSAQVDVREVGRVLEVGDGIARVYGLKGVMAGEMVEFASGVTGLAFNLEENSVGVIILGDYLKINEGEEVKTTGQLLSVPVGDELLGRVVNALGEPLDGKGPVNTSKRRPVEVIATGVSERQPVGEPMQTGIKAVDAMTPIGRGQRQLIIGDRKTGKTAVAIDAIINQKSSGVKCFYVAVGQKESTVAGIVEKLRDSGAMDYTTVIVAGASDPAPLQYIAPYSGTAMAEEYMFNGGHALVVYDDLSKQAVAYRELSLLMRRPPGREAFPGDVFYCHSRLLERSAKLSDALGGGSITALPIIETLEGEVSAYIPTNVISITDGQIYLQPDLFFRGVKPAMNAGISVSRVGGAAQIKAMKKVAGGLRLDLAAFRELEAFAQLGTELDPATQGKLDRGYRMVELLKQGQYSPLATEDEVLLILAGTQGYLDDVAVSDVLAFEKQFLTFLHDQKPEIGAEIRDKKDISPELSETIKNAIAEFKLQFQAPSKATAPALAGA, encoded by the coding sequence ATGAAGTTCAACAGCGACGAGATCGCTTCGGTCATCCAGCAAGAGATCGCCAACTACAGCGCTCAGGTCGACGTCCGTGAGGTCGGTCGGGTGCTGGAGGTCGGCGACGGCATCGCCCGGGTCTACGGCCTGAAGGGCGTGATGGCCGGCGAGATGGTCGAGTTCGCCAGCGGCGTGACCGGCCTGGCGTTCAACCTCGAAGAGAACTCGGTCGGTGTGATCATTCTCGGCGACTACCTCAAGATCAACGAGGGCGAGGAGGTCAAGACGACCGGCCAGCTGCTCTCGGTGCCGGTCGGCGACGAACTCTTGGGCCGCGTGGTGAACGCGCTCGGCGAACCGCTCGACGGCAAGGGCCCGGTCAACACCAGCAAGCGCCGCCCCGTCGAGGTCATCGCCACGGGCGTGTCGGAGCGCCAGCCGGTCGGCGAGCCGATGCAGACGGGCATCAAGGCCGTCGACGCGATGACGCCGATCGGTCGCGGCCAGCGTCAGCTGATCATCGGCGACCGCAAGACGGGCAAGACCGCCGTCGCCATCGACGCGATCATCAACCAGAAGTCTTCCGGCGTGAAGTGCTTCTACGTCGCGGTCGGTCAGAAGGAATCGACCGTCGCCGGCATCGTCGAGAAGCTCCGCGACTCTGGCGCCATGGACTACACGACGGTCATCGTCGCCGGCGCCAGCGACCCGGCGCCGCTGCAGTACATCGCCCCCTACTCGGGGACGGCGATGGCCGAGGAGTACATGTTCAACGGCGGCCACGCGCTGGTGGTTTACGACGACCTCTCGAAGCAAGCCGTCGCCTACCGTGAGCTGTCGCTGCTGATGCGGCGTCCGCCGGGGCGTGAGGCGTTCCCGGGTGACGTGTTCTACTGCCACAGCCGCCTCTTGGAGCGTTCGGCCAAGCTGTCCGACGCGCTGGGCGGTGGTTCGATCACCGCGTTGCCGATCATCGAGACGCTCGAAGGCGAAGTGTCCGCTTACATTCCCACCAACGTCATCTCGATCACGGACGGCCAGATCTACCTGCAACCGGACCTGTTCTTCCGCGGCGTGAAGCCGGCGATGAACGCCGGTATCTCGGTGAGCCGCGTCGGCGGCGCCGCCCAGATCAAGGCGATGAAGAAGGTGGCGGGCGGTCTGCGTCTGGACCTCGCGGCGTTCCGCGAACTCGAGGCGTTCGCGCAGCTCGGCACCGAGCTCGACCCAGCCACGCAGGGCAAGCTCGACCGCGGTTACCGCATGGTCGAGCTGCTCAAGCAGGGCCAGTACTCGCCGCTGGCGACCGAGGACGAGGTGCTGCTGATCCTCGCCGGCACCCAGGGCTACCTGGACGACGTCGCCGTGAGCGACGTGCTGGCGTTCGAGAAGCAGTTCCTCACGTTCCTGCATGACCAGAAGCCCGAGATCGGCGCCGAGATCCGCGACAAGAAGGACATCAGCCCCGAACTCTCCGAGACCATCAAGAACGCGATCGCCGAGTTCAAGCTCCAGTTCCAGGCGCCGTCGAAGGCGACCGCCCCGGCGCTGGCAGGCGCTTAG
- a CDS encoding ROK family protein translates to MPHYLGVDIGGTTSTLAIGDEVRRVIAVSGQFPTSPDEGPAPVIEAIVEQAAAEAGRVGLSLSDIATVGLATPGPASHDGVLHMTPNLKVEHWDQFPIRAELEKGFQRHAPEISVRYIGDGQAAAYGEYMVRSRSVQWDRLPADSLREEELTSLFMVIVGTGLGGGAVIDGQPIRGRQGRAGHFGHILLPEYAFRHAQYRELRVGNALATAESAISLTGLAHQLGHCLSLDEWRDHPLNNAEGTVKQKAKKLRELAAAGDPLARQLFDDQARALGIALLCANYLGDYDRLVIGGGVCDLAPELRERYRKIAETAYHEHALEGFRDLDRLEFSVCGDDAPVIGALAWATP, encoded by the coding sequence ATGCCCCACTATCTCGGCGTCGACATCGGCGGAACTACCAGTACGCTTGCTATCGGTGACGAAGTTCGCCGGGTGATCGCGGTCAGCGGTCAGTTTCCCACGTCACCCGACGAGGGACCAGCGCCCGTCATCGAGGCGATTGTCGAGCAAGCGGCTGCCGAAGCAGGCCGCGTTGGCTTGTCGCTCTCGGACATCGCGACGGTCGGACTGGCGACGCCCGGGCCGGCGTCGCACGACGGCGTTCTGCACATGACGCCGAACCTGAAGGTCGAGCACTGGGACCAGTTCCCGATTCGCGCCGAGCTTGAGAAGGGGTTCCAACGACACGCCCCGGAGATCAGCGTCCGCTACATCGGCGACGGCCAGGCCGCGGCCTACGGGGAGTACATGGTCCGCAGCCGGTCGGTGCAATGGGATCGCCTCCCCGCCGACTCGCTGCGCGAGGAAGAACTCACCTCGCTCTTTATGGTAATCGTCGGCACGGGACTGGGGGGTGGCGCCGTGATCGACGGCCAGCCGATCCGCGGCCGCCAGGGCCGCGCCGGTCACTTCGGCCATATCTTGCTCCCCGAATACGCCTTCCGCCACGCGCAGTATCGCGAGCTGCGTGTCGGCAACGCCCTGGCGACCGCCGAATCGGCGATCTCCCTCACCGGGCTCGCGCACCAGCTCGGGCACTGCCTGTCGCTCGACGAATGGCGCGACCACCCGCTGAACAATGCCGAAGGAACCGTAAAGCAAAAAGCCAAAAAACTCCGTGAGCTCGCCGCCGCGGGCGACCCGCTCGCCAGACAGTTGTTCGACGACCAGGCGCGGGCGTTGGGAATAGCGCTTCTGTGCGCGAACTACCTGGGCGACTACGACCGCTTGGTGATCGGCGGCGGCGTCTGCGACCTCGCCCCGGAGCTCCGCGAGCGCTACCGCAAGATTGCCGAGACAGCCTACCACGAGCACGCCCTAGAGGGCTTCCGCGACCTCGACCGACTCGAGTTCAGCGTCTGCGGCGACGACGCGCCGGTGATCGGCGCCCTGGCCTGGGCGACGCCGTGA
- the atpB gene encoding F0F1 ATP synthase subunit A encodes MAAGKNPLSPEVLFEHVQDAPYFHVPRGMAPEGSDGHLYLPQPLATPLSTAKPSDDHDHDHDHDAAAVGGDHHDGGHHGHVEYKPVVELKTGVSVLDKSLLPMDFVFTKFMVIELLVLVISVLLFGWLATRIKAGSAAKGWFANLLETFLLFIRDEVARPTIGEHDADDYLPFLWTVFFFVLGCNLFGMLPWFGSPTASLAVTGAMAFLTFITVAGVGISKYGFAGFLKAQVPHMDLPTPIAVFLVPMIFLIEMFGLFVKHGVLAVRLLANMLAGHIVLAVIIGFISYTAASVVWWGVMPASILGGTALSLLELFVAFLQAYIFVFLSSLFIGSVVHPH; translated from the coding sequence ATGGCCGCTGGAAAGAACCCGCTGTCTCCCGAGGTGCTCTTCGAGCACGTTCAGGACGCGCCGTACTTCCACGTGCCGCGTGGGATGGCGCCGGAAGGCTCCGACGGCCACCTCTATCTACCCCAGCCGCTGGCGACGCCTCTATCGACCGCGAAGCCTAGCGACGACCACGATCACGACCACGACCATGACGCCGCCGCCGTCGGTGGAGATCATCACGACGGCGGACATCACGGCCATGTCGAGTACAAGCCCGTCGTCGAACTGAAGACGGGCGTCTCGGTTCTGGACAAGTCGCTCTTGCCGATGGACTTCGTCTTCACGAAGTTCATGGTGATCGAGCTGTTGGTGCTGGTGATCAGCGTGCTGCTGTTCGGCTGGCTGGCGACCAGGATCAAGGCCGGCTCTGCCGCCAAGGGCTGGTTCGCCAACCTGCTCGAGACCTTCTTGCTGTTTATCCGCGACGAAGTGGCCCGCCCGACCATCGGCGAGCACGACGCCGACGATTACCTGCCGTTCTTGTGGACGGTGTTCTTCTTTGTGCTGGGCTGTAACCTGTTCGGCATGTTGCCGTGGTTCGGCTCGCCGACGGCGTCGCTCGCCGTGACAGGAGCGATGGCGTTCCTAACGTTCATCACCGTCGCTGGGGTCGGCATCAGCAAGTACGGGTTCGCGGGCTTCCTGAAGGCCCAGGTGCCCCACATGGATTTGCCGACGCCCATCGCCGTTTTCCTTGTCCCGATGATTTTCTTAATTGAAATGTTCGGCCTGTTTGTTAAGCACGGCGTGCTTGCTGTGCGTTTGCTCGCCAACATGCTTGCTGGCCACATCGTGCTGGCAGTGATCATCGGCTTCATCAGCTACACGGCCGCCTCGGTCGTGTGGTGGGGCGTCATGCCCGCAAGCATTCTAGGCGGCACTGCACTGAGTCTTCTTGAGTTGTTCGTCGCCTTCCTACAGGCATACATCTTCGTGTTCTTGTCCTCGCTGTTTATTGGATCGGTCGTGCATCCGCACTGA
- the ggt gene encoding gamma-glutamyltransferase gives MKHPAAESRLFSLLLSTCLLTASVMVGAEPAEFTATGSDYAVASVHPIATDGAMGVYAEGGNAVDAAICAALTLSVVDNFNSGIGGGCLILIRSPEGELIAIDGREMAPAAASRDMFIRDGKADPELSQVGPLAVATPGALAAYAMALEECGSKPLSRLLQPGLEAARDGFTLNRTYLNRLKSVTKSLRRFPGTKAQLLDAEGNPHPVGYVLKQPDLAKTFEGVAREGTDYFYRGPVAQRVGAWMAENAGVLTADDFAAYEAKKRTPIVSKYRGLTIVGFPPPSSGGVHVAQMLGMLEPFDLAAAFKKDRSNAIHLVAEAMKLAFADRAYWLGDSDFVDVPRGLIDADYIAGLSKKIDPNKSTAVEGQGTPPQWRQDLFGRHTTHIAAADSKGWWVAITATVNTTFGSKVIVPGTGVVLNNEMDDFSAQPGVPNAFGLVGMENNSVAPGKRPLSSMSPTIVLDQTGEPLMTVGAAGGPKIITQVLLAIIGVVDAKLSLADAIAQPRWHHQWRPDELSFEDATPLGDALPLQKKGHTIGTLGSGGVSQGVIRNDDGKLTAVRDPRVPGKAAAR, from the coding sequence ATGAAACATCCCGCAGCCGAGTCGCGTCTTTTTTCGCTCCTGCTGAGCACATGTCTGTTGACCGCGTCGGTCATGGTGGGCGCTGAGCCTGCCGAGTTCACCGCGACGGGGAGCGACTACGCCGTTGCTTCCGTGCATCCGATCGCAACCGACGGAGCGATGGGCGTCTACGCCGAAGGGGGGAATGCTGTTGACGCCGCTATTTGCGCCGCCCTCACGCTCAGTGTCGTTGATAACTTCAACTCTGGGATCGGCGGTGGCTGCCTGATTCTGATTCGCTCGCCCGAGGGGGAACTGATTGCGATCGATGGCCGCGAGATGGCGCCTGCCGCCGCGAGCCGCGACATGTTCATCCGCGACGGCAAGGCAGACCCCGAGTTGAGTCAGGTTGGGCCGTTAGCGGTCGCCACGCCCGGCGCGCTGGCGGCGTATGCGATGGCGCTCGAAGAGTGTGGCTCAAAGCCTCTCTCACGCCTTCTCCAACCGGGCCTCGAAGCGGCACGAGATGGTTTCACGCTCAACCGGACCTACTTGAATCGGCTGAAGTCCGTCACGAAGTCGCTTCGCCGCTTCCCCGGCACGAAGGCTCAGCTCCTCGACGCCGAGGGCAATCCGCACCCTGTCGGGTACGTGCTCAAGCAACCCGACCTAGCCAAGACCTTCGAAGGCGTCGCGCGCGAAGGGACCGACTACTTCTACCGCGGCCCCGTGGCGCAGCGCGTTGGCGCGTGGATGGCGGAGAACGCCGGCGTGCTCACCGCCGACGACTTCGCCGCCTACGAGGCAAAGAAACGGACGCCGATCGTCTCGAAGTACCGTGGGCTGACGATTGTCGGCTTCCCGCCCCCGAGCAGCGGCGGCGTCCACGTCGCGCAGATGCTGGGGATGCTTGAGCCGTTCGATCTTGCTGCGGCGTTCAAGAAGGACCGTTCCAACGCGATCCACCTCGTGGCCGAAGCGATGAAGCTGGCCTTCGCCGACCGGGCCTATTGGCTCGGCGATTCGGACTTTGTGGACGTGCCGCGGGGGCTGATCGACGCCGATTACATCGCGGGCTTGTCGAAGAAGATCGACCCGAATAAATCGACCGCTGTCGAAGGGCAGGGAACGCCGCCGCAATGGCGCCAGGACCTGTTCGGGCGGCACACCACGCACATCGCCGCCGCCGACAGTAAGGGCTGGTGGGTGGCGATCACAGCAACGGTGAACACCACGTTCGGCTCAAAGGTGATCGTGCCGGGGACGGGCGTCGTGCTAAACAACGAGATGGACGACTTCTCTGCCCAGCCCGGCGTGCCCAATGCGTTCGGCCTCGTGGGCATGGAAAACAACAGCGTCGCCCCCGGCAAGCGACCGCTGTCGAGTATGAGCCCGACGATCGTTCTTGATCAAACTGGCGAGCCATTGATGACGGTTGGCGCAGCCGGGGGACCGAAGATCATCACCCAAGTGCTGCTGGCGATTATCGGCGTCGTCGACGCCAAGCTCTCGCTCGCCGACGCGATCGCCCAGCCCCGCTGGCACCACCAGTGGCGCCCCGACGAGCTAAGCTTCGAAGACGCCACGCCACTCGGTGACGCGCTTCCACTACAAAAGAAGGGCCACACGATTGGCACGCTCGGCTCGGGCGGCGTCTCGCAAGGCGTCATCCGCAACGACGACGGCAAACTTACCGCAGTGCGCGACCCGCGCGTGCCCGGCAAAGCCGCTGCTCGCTGA
- the atpF gene encoding F0F1 ATP synthase subunit B: MMKARLFLFSLPMLMSASAAQAAEGSTDPLATDPDLAIWTFVVFLAMLAILSQVAWKPIMEALKAREDNITGAIAAAQRQHDEAKALLAEHQAKIAGAADQVREMLAEAHRDAETTIAKAKADAKAEFDAERERATRDIEQAKDAAVRALAERTAGLAIDLAGRVVKQEITPARQSEIVREALGRFGGNGPSAN; this comes from the coding sequence ATGATGAAGGCTCGACTATTTCTGTTCTCGTTGCCGATGCTAATGTCGGCTAGCGCAGCGCAGGCGGCTGAGGGGTCTACCGACCCACTGGCGACCGATCCCGACTTGGCGATTTGGACGTTCGTCGTCTTCCTCGCCATGCTCGCGATCCTCAGCCAAGTGGCTTGGAAGCCGATCATGGAGGCGCTGAAGGCCCGGGAGGACAACATCACCGGGGCGATCGCCGCGGCGCAGCGTCAGCACGACGAGGCCAAGGCCTTGCTGGCGGAGCACCAGGCAAAGATCGCCGGCGCCGCCGACCAAGTCCGGGAGATGCTCGCCGAGGCGCACCGCGACGCCGAGACGACCATCGCCAAGGCCAAGGCCGACGCCAAGGCCGAGTTCGACGCCGAGCGTGAGCGGGCCACCCGCGACATCGAGCAGGCCAAGGACGCCGCCGTCCGCGCCCTGGCCGAACGGACCGCCGGCTTGGCGATCGACCTCGCCGGCCGCGTGGTGAAGCAAGAGATCACCCCGGCCCGCCAGAGCGAGATCGTCCGCGAAGCCCTCGGCCGCTTCGGCGGCAATGGTCCCAGCGCCAACTGA
- the atpH gene encoding ATP synthase F1 subunit delta, protein MATESRAPKHETVMDVTAERIARTYAQGFLGAAGDDESVVADLEAVQAEVFAQHPQFAEAMRSAFVDHDVRVGMIDRVLGGRVAPVVVTLLKVLSDHDRMELVGEVARQARKLYEESNNRARVVIRLAHAVDDGLLKEIEDTIRQASGFEPIVSVEIDPDLVGGLEVRVGDKVYDGSVRTAFAKAHKAIVNQTVAAIESQPQRFTLAD, encoded by the coding sequence ATGGCAACGGAATCCCGCGCACCGAAGCACGAGACCGTCATGGACGTGACGGCCGAGCGGATCGCGCGGACGTACGCCCAGGGCTTCCTCGGGGCGGCGGGCGACGACGAGTCGGTTGTCGCCGACCTCGAAGCGGTCCAGGCCGAGGTCTTCGCCCAGCACCCGCAGTTCGCCGAAGCGATGCGATCGGCGTTTGTCGATCACGACGTGCGGGTCGGCATGATCGACCGGGTGCTCGGCGGACGAGTGGCGCCGGTGGTGGTGACGCTGCTGAAGGTGCTGAGCGATCACGATCGGATGGAGCTGGTCGGCGAAGTCGCCCGTCAAGCCCGCAAGTTGTACGAAGAATCTAACAACCGCGCCCGGGTCGTGATCCGTCTGGCGCACGCGGTCGATGACGGTTTGCTCAAAGAGATCGAGGACACGATCCGCCAGGCGTCCGGCTTTGAGCCGATCGTCTCGGTCGAGATCGACCCCGATCTGGTCGGCGGCCTGGAGGTGCGGGTCGGCGACAAGGTCTACGATGGTTCGGTCCGCACCGCGTTCGCGAAGGCACACAAAGCGATCGTCAACCAGACGGTCGCCGCGATTGAATCCCAACCGCAGCGTTTCACGCTGGCGGACTGA
- a CDS encoding ATP synthase F0 subunit C, producing the protein MANLIRIACLTLAVLSLPSVGFAQEADDEAAQLIHDRQVEVTEAQTNGYSRMGLGIGAGLVILGAGLGIGRIGGQAVEGMSRQPEVASSIQTGMIIAAALIEGAAFFALIVLGFIIS; encoded by the coding sequence GTGGCTAACCTGATCCGTATCGCCTGCTTAACGCTGGCCGTCTTGTCGCTACCCTCGGTCGGGTTCGCTCAAGAAGCCGACGACGAGGCAGCGCAGCTCATCCACGATCGTCAGGTCGAGGTCACCGAAGCGCAGACCAACGGCTACAGCCGTATGGGTCTTGGCATTGGCGCCGGGCTTGTGATCTTGGGCGCCGGCCTCGGTATCGGTCGCATCGGCGGCCAAGCGGTTGAAGGCATGAGCCGTCAGCCCGAAGTCGCCAGCAGCATTCAGACGGGCATGATCATCGCTGCCGCCCTCATTGAAGGCGCCGCGTTCTTCGCCCTGATTGTGCTTGGCTTCATCATCTCTTGA
- the atpC gene encoding ATP synthase F1 subunit epsilon: protein MAASEMTVTVVTPEQTVLETTSSSVVLPLFDGEVGILRGHAPMIGRLGFGEMRLTTPAGTTTLYVDGGFVQIADNVVNVMTNRAMPAAEINAAAAEEQLKAALTQTASGEESIASRQRTLDQARAQLRLAKKGR, encoded by the coding sequence ATGGCCGCTTCTGAGATGACCGTCACCGTTGTCACGCCCGAACAGACCGTCCTCGAGACGACGTCTTCCAGCGTGGTGCTGCCGCTGTTTGACGGCGAGGTGGGCATCCTCCGCGGCCACGCCCCGATGATCGGCCGCCTCGGCTTCGGCGAGATGCGGCTCACGACCCCCGCGGGAACAACGACGCTGTACGTCGATGGCGGCTTCGTTCAGATCGCCGACAACGTGGTCAACGTGATGACCAACCGCGCGATGCCGGCCGCCGAGATCAACGCCGCCGCCGCCGAGGAGCAGCTCAAGGCCGCCCTCACCCAAACCGCCAGCGGCGAAGAGAGCATCGCCTCGCGTCAACGCACGCTGGATCAAGCCCGCGCGCAGCTGCGGCTGGCGAAGAAGGGCCGTTAA
- the atpG gene encoding ATP synthase F1 subunit gamma, with amino-acid sequence MANPRQLDKRRKSVKNIRKITRTMELIATARFKKAMDRASAATAYTDRVTQLVSDLMKSGLTVSHPLLEKREKTQNATLLVLTANRGLCGGFNGNLIRAGLRQWDVLETVADNVTLEVSGKRGVGGMKYRGLTASQQFLHFEDKPRYDEVEVIAQRYLNAYAAGELDRLDVVYTRFINPAKQVVAVETLLPLGSLLGDAGESSSEASSEEAAAGSIYEFLPSPKSILEEVVPTSFKVKLFKCFLDSAVSEQIARRIAMKAATENADDLIKSLSMQYNRARQGRITNELMDLIGGVNAIS; translated from the coding sequence ATGGCCAACCCCCGTCAACTCGACAAGCGACGCAAGTCCGTCAAGAACATCCGCAAGATTACGCGGACGATGGAATTGATCGCGACGGCGCGCTTCAAGAAGGCGATGGACCGCGCGTCGGCGGCGACGGCCTACACGGACCGCGTCACGCAGCTCGTGTCGGACCTGATGAAGTCGGGCCTCACGGTCAGCCACCCGCTGCTCGAGAAACGTGAGAAGACCCAGAACGCCACGCTGCTGGTGCTCACCGCCAACCGTGGTCTGTGCGGCGGCTTCAACGGCAACCTGATCCGCGCCGGCCTGCGGCAGTGGGACGTGCTGGAGACGGTCGCCGACAACGTCACCCTCGAGGTCAGCGGCAAGCGTGGCGTCGGCGGCATGAAGTACCGCGGCCTCACCGCCAGCCAGCAGTTTCTCCACTTCGAAGACAAGCCCCGTTACGACGAGGTCGAGGTCATCGCCCAGCGCTACCTCAACGCTTACGCGGCCGGCGAACTCGACCGCCTCGACGTGGTCTACACCCGCTTCATCAACCCGGCCAAGCAAGTCGTGGCGGTCGAGACGCTGCTGCCGCTAGGGTCGCTCCTCGGCGACGCCGGCGAATCCAGCAGCGAAGCCAGTAGCGAGGAAGCCGCGGCCGGTTCGATCTACGAGTTCCTGCCGTCGCCCAAGAGCATCCTCGAAGAGGTCGTGCCGACAAGCTTCAAGGTGAAGCTCTTCAAGTGCTTCCTCGACTCGGCCGTGAGCGAGCAGATCGCCCGCCGCATCGCGATGAAGGCCGCGACCGAGAACGCCGACGACCTGATCAAGTCGCTCAGCATGCAGTACAACCGCGCCCGCCAAGGCCGCATCACTAACGAGTTGATGGACCTCATCGGCGGCGTGAACGCGATAAGTTAG
- the pyrF gene encoding orotidine-5'-phosphate decarboxylase, with amino-acid sequence MPMPSLETPFFDRLAAAILAKRSPLMVGLDPRWQQLPEGLRPADGASLTEVAEAFRAHSCGVIDAVADLTPIIKPQAAFFEQLGPAGMTALAAVIDHAHAAGLLVCIDGKRNDIGSTAEAYADGWLGATSPWKGDALTVSPYLGDDSLEPFTNIAAERGCGVFILVKTSNPGGGLFQDQQSGGQPLYRQVGNYVDSIAKATVGECGYGVAGAVVGATYPEQLAKLRAAMPHTWFLVPGFGAQGGAATDVAGGFDAKGLGAVVNSSRGVIFAYEKRPHADGWQAAVRVAAEEAVQQLREVMPG; translated from the coding sequence ATGCCGATGCCTTCGCTTGAGACGCCTTTCTTCGACCGCCTCGCCGCCGCCATCCTTGCCAAGCGTAGCCCGCTGATGGTGGGGCTCGATCCGCGGTGGCAGCAGTTGCCGGAGGGGTTGCGCCCGGCGGATGGCGCTTCGCTGACGGAGGTCGCCGAGGCGTTTCGCGCACACTCTTGTGGCGTGATCGACGCGGTCGCGGACCTGACACCAATCATCAAACCGCAGGCGGCGTTCTTTGAGCAGCTCGGCCCGGCGGGCATGACGGCGCTGGCGGCGGTGATCGACCATGCCCACGCGGCGGGTTTGTTGGTGTGCATCGATGGCAAACGCAACGACATTGGCTCGACCGCCGAGGCGTACGCCGACGGCTGGCTTGGCGCCACGAGCCCTTGGAAGGGCGACGCGCTGACGGTGAGCCCCTACCTCGGCGACGACAGCCTTGAGCCCTTCACCAACATCGCGGCCGAACGCGGCTGCGGCGTCTTCATCCTCGTGAAGACCTCGAACCCGGGCGGCGGGCTCTTCCAAGATCAGCAGTCGGGCGGTCAGCCGCTCTATCGACAAGTCGGCAACTATGTCGATTCGATCGCCAAAGCAACCGTAGGCGAGTGTGGTTACGGCGTCGCCGGCGCCGTTGTCGGAGCGACCTATCCCGAACAACTCGCCAAACTCCGCGCCGCGATGCCGCACACGTGGTTCCTCGTGCCCGGCTTCGGAGCTCAGGGCGGCGCGGCGACCGATGTGGCGGGCGGCTTCGACGCCAAGGGCCTCGGCGCCGTGGTCAACAGCTCACGCGGCGTGATCTTCGCCTACGAGAAACGCCCCCACGCCGACGGCTGGCAGGCCGCCGTCCGCGTCGCCGCCGAAGAAGCGGTGCAGCAACTTCGCGAAGTCATGCCTGGATGA